AATTGGCCGCATCGCAGGCGTGACAAAAGCCGGCAAACTGGTTTTATCACACCGCATGAAACGCACTCTTGGACATGAGATGGAAAGCACAACGGCAATACGCAAGAATTATGCAGGAACCATTTTGTTTGCCAATGATATGCAGCGCATTATCGTCGGTGGCAAATAAATTCACTACAGCTTGAAACTAGAGGTCCTTGGGCACGCTGGGCATAAATGCATTGCCTTTGATAATGCCATAGGCGATGACAGCCGCGATCATGGCATAAACGATTCTTGGTATCCATTCTGCTACCTGCCTTTGTTGTAGTGCCAGGCTGGCATTTTCGCTTTTGGCATAACGGGATAGCATTTCCGGCAATTGCCCGCTTGCTTCTCCGGTTTGTATAAAACCAGACAGGGTATCGTCATTGATGGCGGGCAGGGCGCGTACAGCTTCGGCCAATGTTGCCCCTTTTTGCATGCGTGGCAAAATACGTGCGAGTTCACGCCTGATCAATACATTGCTGGTTGCCTGCAAACCCAGGGGCAGGGCGTCGAACATAGGCACGCCTGCTTCTAGTAGTAATGCCATACTCTGCCAGAAATCACAAAGATTGCGTCTTCTGTGCATGTTCCCAATAAGCGGCAAGGCAAGCAAAGCCTGATCCAGCCATGAGACAGGAGCATCGGCAGGGCGCATCTGGAAGCGCCGGTAAGCGTAAATGCCGCCCGTGACCAAACCCACAGCCAGCAGGATGGAACGAATGGCATGCCATAGATAGGCTGCCGTACTGAGTGTGCCCGCGATCAGTTGTGGCAAGGGCGGGATGAACAAGGCCATGATGCCCATTAATGCTGGCCTTATCAAACCTGCCCTGATACTGGCAATTTGCTGGGCTTTTTCTTCATAGGTAGTTGCCAGATGCCGGTAAGTAGAAGTCGGGTCACCGGCCGCCAGTGCAGCGCCCAGCAGACCAGCTTCCAGTGGCGTCCACAAGCCACTCTGCAAGCCTGCCTCGGCCAGGTTTTTGCCACGTTTAACAACTTGCAGGGTTGTCACCATCCTGCTTTGATATTGTGCCGGCAGTTTGATCATGGGTAACGCCTGTAGCGCAGGGATGCCAGCGTGGCTCAATGCGGCCAGTTGTTGCAGTAAGTCTGCACGGATACGGTAGGGCAGGGCCAGTTGGGGCTTATTTTTCATGCATGCTATTGTGCCATGGATTATCATGGCTGATGAATAGCGCCAATGTATAAGGCCATGCATCTTTATTGTTACTGAGAAAATATCTCGTATTTTGAAAAAACCAATCAAAAAAGGAGTACCTGATGTCCATCGCAAAATTAGCCTTTGCTGTTTTTAGTGCAGCTTGCGTCTGGCATGCCCAGGCCTCTGAAATTCTCGAACTACAGGACTATCACGCCAGCGAAGCCAAGGTCGGCAAGACCGGCTCCTGGCTAGGTTTGCAGCAGGCAGGCAAGGGCTGGCGACTAGTGGCGGTCAAACCCAGCTTTAAGAAAATACCCGATCCTATCAGCGGTGAGGGTGTGCGGGTTGCGGCAAACGCAGCCAATGTCAAGATGTTGTTGTCTGACCCCGGTTTGAAGGCCGGGGCAGTCAGTGTTTCAGATGAAGTGAAACTGGTCAGCGGTTCTATGGACGAGGAATTTGAATTATCGACCTTGCCATCCTTAGGGCAGGAAAGGCTGATGCACTTGCAAGGCAATAAATATAGCCTGCAGAACCGCGAAGGTAAAATCTATCTGAAGTATGCAGGAACAGAACAATACCTGTTCGACTATGTCGAAAACAAGGAGGATAATAATGCCCGCCTGATCTGGGTAGGCGACCTTGATCATGATGGAAAACTCGACTTCATCATCGATACCTCAAATCACTATAACGTCACAGAAATGCGGCTGTATTTGTCGGGGCAGGCAGCAAAAGGTGAGTTGTTGAAGCTGGTTGCCAGACGTAAAAGTACCGGCTGCTAATCCAAATTGCTTATCCTCAAGTTACATTTGCTTACCTGCGTAACATTATTCATGTCTCCTTTTTAATAGACTCATGCGTTGTTGGAGCATGAGTCACTGTTAAATTGAAGGAGAACGACATGGAATTAGCAAATGCCAGCAAACGCATACACCCCTTGGTAGCAGGTGCCGCATGCTCAGTCATACTAGTTAGCCTCTTAGGTGCTGCTGCCCTGACAGGCGTATTGCCCAGTTCCCACAGCACGGCAACATCAGGCAACGCGATTGTGCCAGCCATGAATAGTAATGCCAATGCGATCAATCCTGCAGGCAATACTGCCATGCCGCTTGCCAATAACGGTAATCAGCCTGCAGCTAATTATGCAAACACGCAGTATGCAAACACTGCACAAAATAATTATCCTGCACCTGCTCCAGCCAGGGTTGCACAGAGCAGCACCCACCATCAGCCGGTCAGAAATTATCAAACACAGCCTGCCCAGGCAAAGAATAGCCCGGTTGGTATCGGTGTAGGTGCCGTGATCGGTGGCCTGGTTGGTAGCCAGATCGGTAATGGCAATGGCCGCACGCTGGCAACTATCGCCGGTGCAGTTGGTGGCGGTTATGTTGGTAATGAAGTTGCAAAAAGAAATCCATAACAGGATTTCAGGCCTGCAGGATTTTAAGTTTTTCAGTAATCCATAACAAGAACGGAGTGCCAGCTTGATATCTGGCACGCCGTTTTCATTTCATTTAATACGCATTGGTTTTAACGCGCATTCGTCGTATTCATCAGCGAACGCAACAAGTCGGCAGCAATGCCTTTGTTGGCCCAGGTTTGCGACAAATCCAGATCACCGTTGGTACTGACGATGATGAGTATATTCTGGTTTTGCAAGTCCACCAGATTCAAGATGCGTACACCGGCTATCCAGCCCTGACGCTCTACTATCATGGCCGCAGCGCCATCTTCACTGGCTTTGAATGGATAAGACCAGACACCGATCGCACCACCGACATTATTCGGCTTGACCATCTCGTCGCGGCTCTTGGTGGACAGATATTTGCCACGCATGAAGGCCAGGTCAAATGCATACAAATCCCGCAGGGTTCCAAAGCTGCCACCAGCAGGGCCATAACTGGCAAAGTTCACCGCAGGCTCAGGTTTGCCACCCAGCGTGCCATGGATATGGGTTTTGACGTCCGGCTGGGCCGCAGTGTAATAGCCTACGTTTTGCATACCAGCCGGGCTGAAGATGCGTTGTTGCAGCAGGCATGAAAAGCTTTGCTTGCTTATCTTTTCCAGTAAAGCGCCGAGCACGATGTAATCGCAATTGTTATAGTCAAATTTGCTGCCTGGCGTAGCATTGGATGGCCCGGCGCACAGGCCAGTGGCAAATTTCTGGATATCATCACCGCTATTGGCATCCATCATGTGGACGGCAGGATTGACCATCTCATTGTAAAGGCCAGAATAATGCGTCAGCATTTGGCGCAGGGTGGCACCTCGCGCCTGAACATTGGGGTAATCGGGCCAGTAATGTCCCAGTGTCTGATCCAGTTGCAGCTTGCCCGCTTCTACTTCTTGCATGACCAGGATGGCAGTCATTTGCTTGGTGATCGAGGCATAGCGAAAAGTTTGTTTTGTATCAGTGACATTGCCAAGACTTTTTTCCAGCAAGATCTTGTCGCCGCTAGCAGCGAATACCAGGCCTTGAAAGCCGGTATTTTTGAGATTTTTGGCTGCCTCTTCAAGCGTAGGAATAGCTTTGACAGGTGCAGCATGGCTGGCTGGACCTAGTAAACTACTTGCAGCAATGGTGAAAGTGGCAAAAATGGCAAGGTGGCGATGAAGGTAAGACATATTGTGCTCCGGTACATTAGTCAAGCAGATGCTCTGGCCTGAATATTAACAAAAGTTTAGCCTTGGTGATGTGCGTTTAGCCTCAGGCTATAATGCCGCACTATGAATCTATTAAGAACCCTTGCCTCCATCAGTGGCATGACCATGCTGTCGCGGATTACCGGGCTGGTACGTGACGTATTGATTGCTACCCGTTTCGGGGCCGACGCCTATACCGATATATTCAATATCGCTTTCCGCATTCCCAATTTGTTGCGGCGCATGTTTGCCGAAGGCGCGTTCTCGCAAGCCTTTGTGCCTATCCTGGCTGAATACAAGAACAATAAGGGTGATGAAGCTACCAAGAAATTGATTGATCATGTCTCTACCGTCATGACCTGGGTCTTGGTGTTGACTTGCATACTGGGCATCGCTGGCGCGCCGATTTTGCTTTATTTTTTTGCCGAAGGTTATAAAGACAAGCAACAGATCTTTGACATGGCGGTGGTCATGACCCGCATCATGTTCCCGTACATCGGTTTTATGTCCATGGTTGCGCTGGCGGGCGGGATATTAAATACCTGGCGTGAATTCAAGGTGCCTGCCTTTACGCCGGTTTTATACAATTTGTCTTCGATAGCTGGTTCGTTGTTCCTCGCACCTTATCTTGAAAAACCAATTTATGCGCTGGCTATTGCCGTTTTTGTTGGTGGCGTTTTGCAACTGGTGGCGCAGGTACCCTCATTAATCAGGGTAGGCATGCTGCCGACGATTAGCTGGCGTGTAGGTACGGCCTGGCAGGACGAGGGCTTACGCCGCATCATGCGCAATATGGTGCCAGCTATCCTGGCTGTGTCGGCAACGCAGATCAGCATCGCCATCAATACCAGCCTGGCATCAAAACTTGCTCCTGGCAGCGTGACCTGGCTGGCAAATGCTGACAGACTGATGGAATTTCCTACTGCCTTGCTGGGAGTAGCTCTGGGTACCATCCTCCTGCCAGGTCTTTCCAAGGCACATACAGATGGTGATACGGTCGAATATTCCGCCTTGCTGGACTGGGGCTTGCGCCTGACTTTTTTGCTGGCCTTGCCTGCTGCAGTCGGCCTGGCAACCATACCCGACGCGCTGACATCGACCCTGTATCATCACAATAAATACGATGGCCATGCCGTGCAAATGACATCCAATGCCCTGATTGCCTATGGTATTGGTTTGCTTGGGCTCATCGTAGTCAAGATTCTGGCACCGGGTTTTTACGGTAAGCAGGATATACGCACACCTGTAAAAATCGCTGTGGCTGTCATGTTGGTGACGCAGGCATTGAACTATGTGTTCGTGCCTTATCTGGCCCATGCAGGTCTGGCCTTGTCTGTCGGCCTGGGAGCCTGTGTGAACGCGATTTTCCTGTATACAGGCTTACGTAAACGCGGCATTTACCAGCCGCAAAAGGGTTGGCTTTTGTTCCTCATTAAACTTGTTGCTGCACTGGTCTTGATGGCCGGTGTGGCCTTGTGGACTTCAGCGCAATTCGATTGGTTAGGCATGCGCCATACTCCTGTCGTACGTGCAGCCTGCCTGGCTCTGGTGCTGTTGGCTTGCGCCAGCACTTATTTTGTTGCATTGGCACTCATGGGTTTCCGACCCCGGGATTTCAAGAAAGTGACCAGAGTCTGATCCCTTAGCCCTCTGCTTGACGCCGTGTCAACCGCGATCATCCTTACCTGACATATTCATCATTGTTGCCCGGCTGTTGGCTGATTAAAATGCCTACAGCCGGTCAGCTAAGCCAGTGCATTCCCAGTGCATTCTGCAGATAGATTCATGCATGGTTTTCTTGCCGGATTCAAAGAATCCTATTTGCCATGAAAGAGTTGAACCATGTCTGACAACCATGCACTGATGACAGATGCTGAAACCCCGCCAAAAAAATCCTGGTTACTAAAAATCCTGGGATGGTTAGTATCGATCATAATTTTGATCGTTGTTGCCCAATTCATTGCTGGCTTAAAAAGCGACCAGAAAACCAAATTTGTGAACGAATCACACAGCCTGGCTGAGACTGCCTGTGCTGGTGATGCTGCCTGTCTGGATGCAGTGAAATCCAAATTTGAGGTCTGCCTGGAGCTGCACTCAGAATCGCATAAGACAGGTAAATTCGGCCGCAAATACACTTTGCATAAAGAAGAATTTTTAAGCTGTATGAAGTAGTTAAAGATCCAATTTTGTCTTGGATGAGCCTTCGTCAACTTGTAATGTTTGATCTGAAATTTGATTAGGACAGCAAAATCCGGGTCACAAAAGAATCAGCAAGATGATTGAAGAATGAGGCTAATTCCGTACAATTTCGCCTATTTACATCCGATAATGCACAGATCAGGAAACTGATACTGAAGAGTCAGAAAGAACTCACTATTGCGGCATTCACAATTAGAAAGGCGAGGTATTTGTGAGCATCCAGCACCTTACTTCGCCTTTTATCTGTGGATGTTTATTATCGATGGAGACAAGGGGAATTAGGGAATGAAAAAAATCATATTGGCAGGATTCATGTATGGTGTGGCAGCGGCAAGCAGCGCGGCCACTTATTATGTTTCACCCACTGGCAATGACGCAGCGGCGGGGACCAAAGCAGCACCATGGAAATCCATAGCGCGCGCCCAGGTTGCTGCAGTTGCTGGCGATACCGTGTATTTCAGAGGCGGTAACTACAACTACACTGCAGGCATCAACACTTGCGCCACCCGCACTGACATCGTCAATGCGATTACTTTGGACAAGAGCGGTAGTTCAGGCAGCCCGATTCGTTACTGGGCTTATCCTGGTGAGATACCGGTATTCGATTTTTCACAAATGAAAGACGATTGCCGCGTCAAGGCCTTTAATGTGGTAGCCAACTGGGTGCATTTGAAAGGGCTGGAAGTCACCGGTGCGCCCCAGCAACCTGGCAACCGCCTGAACCATGAATCTTGGGCCGTATGGATCAACGGCAGCAATAATACGTTTGAACAGTTGAATACCCACCACAACATGGGACCTGGCCTGTTCATCCAGAATGGTGGTAACAACCTCGTCCTCAATAGTGATTCCCACCACAACTACGACCCCTATACCTCGAATGGCGCAGGCCAGAGTGCCGATGGCTTTGGTGCCCACATCAAGGCGGGCAACCCCGGCAATGTATTCCGTGGCTGCCGCGCCTGGGCCAATTCGGATGATGGCTTTGATCTCATTAATGCTTACTCACCCGTGTTGATAGAAAATTCCTGGACCTGGTCGCAAGGTTATTTGCCGGGCACAACTACACCTTTGGCGGCGGGTAATGGTAATGGCTTCAAGCTTGGTGGTTATGGTGGCGTGTATGTATCGAATGCGGCCAAGCACACGATACGTTACTCGGTTGCCTTCAATAACAAGGCAGCAGGTTTTTACGCCAATCATCACCCGATTGCGAATGACTTCTACAACAACACCAGCTACGGTAACAACAGCGATTTCAACATGCTGGGCATAGATCAAAATGGCAATGCGGTGAACCTCGGCAACCTGCGTAACAACATCGCATTTGGTGGGACACTGGTGTCAAATATGACGGGTGCCAATGATCAGTTTAATTCATGGAACCTGGCAGTCACGGTTTCGTCAGCTGACTTCCAAAGCATATCCACCACTGGCTGGGATGCACCACGTCAGGCCGATGGCAGCCTGCCTGTGCTGAACAAGTTCCGCCTGGCTTCTGGCAGTGACCTGATCAATAAGGGCACTAACGTTGGCCTGCCTTTCAACGGTTCTGCACCAGACCTGGGGGCGTTTGAAAACTGATGACTGAAGTGGGCGGTTTGATGGGCATGCGGCTTGTGCCTATCGATAGTCGGCGCTAAGCGCCGCAGCCGCCCTCTACCAAAAACTTCTTTTCTTGCGCATCGCGCTTTACCAGGATATTCCCACGATAGCTTGCAGTGTCTTCACCTGCACCTGTTCTCTTCAAATGTAGAGTCACACTGATGCCCTGGCCAAGAAATGTTTCCCGCCATGTTTTGCTATCGTTAGCATGGCTGTTCCCGGCTTTTGTGATGCTGTCAAGAATGATTGGTTTTCCGTCTATCTTTACCCACAGCTTGCTGGCCCAGTCTGCTTTCAGTATCACTTTTTTCGCATAGGAAAATTCGCATTGGGCGCCGGTAAATTTTGGTTCGTTTTCCTCAAGTTTTTCCAGGTGAAAATCCGGGCTTGCAGCGGTTATCAACGGAATAGATAGCAGGGTTATAAACAGGAATGAAGTCGGCATTTTATGTGAATGAAAAGTGTCAGGTGAAATCCATGAGTTTTTATAAATCTTTGCCTGCATCCGCAATTTTTTTGGGGATAGCTAACAAGGGGATTCATAAAGCAGCGCCCCCTTCGAACGAGATTCTTGTGCTTGTCAGGCAGAGCCAGGCTCGCATTTAGAACATGAACGATTTCACCAGATTCAAATCGCCGATCTTGCGCAAGGGGATGACAAAGCTTTCGCGTTTTTCTCTGGCAGTATTTTCATAAAACACCAGGGTCACACGGGTAGTGATGATGGGTTGCTTGCGCTGGCCTTCATCAAAGTTATAGCCACCTGCGCCATAGTTGCCCCAATAGTTGACGAACACATGATAAGCGCCATGCTTGGGGGCGATCGTGGTGAACATCTCCGGCCCCGGGCCATCGACGCTATCTACATCGAGGCCACCGCCACCATTCAGTATTGGCGCGGCAAAGAAGGCATGCTGGCCATCAGGGGTAATGATGTGCAGATCAACTTCTGCCTCAGGGGCATCCCACGAGCAGATGATGCGTAGCTGTGGAGACAGTTGCTGGGTATTGGCTTCGTAATATTGCACGCGTTGCAGGCTCTTGCCGTCTGGCCCCTTGATTTCTATATTGTTGGAACCGCTGCCAAAAGCATAGTGGCGTTCAAAGCGGCCATCTGTGCCGTAATTGAGGACCATGGGATTGCCATTGACGATGAGGGTATGCTTGCGCTGTTTGCCCGCATCGCGGATATGGCCTTCGATGAGGGTGCGGTTTTTTTGCGTGCCACGGTCTATCGGGGGCAAAGGGTAGGATGCGCGTGTATCGCTGGATTTATCAGTCAGACCGCCATAATTCCAGCCGCCACGCGGGCTGTTGATGGTGGGCTGGTCTTCAGCGACACAATTGGTGGCAGCGACGAACAGGGTGCATGCCAGCAGGGCAGGTTTCATCATTGTTTGCATGATCATTACGGATAGGTAAAGGATTTAACCAGGGTCAGTTCGCCGGGTTTGCGCATGGGTACCTGAAAGCTTTGCTGCTTCTCGGCCAGCGTGCCTTCCTGGCTGATGATGGCAACTCTGGCGATAGTCAGTTTTTTGTCGTCCCCGCCGCTGCCATAGTAATTGACATAGACATGATAGGTACCCTTGGGTGGTGCCGTACTGGCATAAATCTCCGGGCCATAACCGGTGGTGACATCCACATCAAGAGCGCCGCCATTGTCAACCACGCGATTGCCGTAGAACACATGCTGACCATCCGGCGAGACCACATGCAGGTCCAGGTCAGTGCCGTCGCTGTCCCAGGACAAGACTACGCGCAGGCGTGGATTGGGGTGGCTGGCATTGGTGTCATAAAACTGTACGCGTTTGACTTCACTGCCATCGGGGCTGCGCACTTCTACATTATTCGAGCCGGAGCTGAAAGAATAGGGACGGGAGAACTCGCCAGTTTCACCAATAGCCAGAGGCATGGCGGCACCGTTGACAATGAGCTTGCCTGGCTTCTTCTTGTTGCTGGTGCTGATACGGCCCCTGATCAAGGCCATTTCACTTTGCCCTTCGGTATTGACCGAGGACGCTGGGTAATGCACAGGCTGTTTAAAACCAGAGGCTTCGCCACCGCTATTACGCCATCCTCCACGCGGTAGTTCTATCGTGGCGTCTGCTGATGCAATTAAGTGAAAGCCAGCAAGCAGGCTGCCTGCGATGCATACAATGAGTCGCTTTTGGTAAAACTTGATCATGTTGTTCCTTCTATGAGACGGCGTGCCAGTTTTTCTACATAGTCTTCATTGGCGCCGTTCGGATGAAATCGTAAAGCCAGGTGCAGGTATTCATGGGCGAGGGTGATACGCTCGTCCAGACTGCGCCAGCCGCGGGCGTAGATGCGCATGCGCTTCTGGTCTGAGTAGGGATTGCCGCTTGCCAGCGAACAGATGGCTGGCGGTGTCTCTGGATGCTCAAAACCGGGCTCACGACGCAATATGCCTTGCCATTTGTTGCTCGCGTTGCTTAACCAGGTTTGCGCTGCGGCCAGCGGCTTGCAGTCAGATTTGCCATTGAAGCTGGCGATGCTGGCTTGCGGATAACTGGTGGCCAGGATACGTTCAAAATTCCAGCCCTGGTTTGCCTGCTTTGTCGCTTCTTTCAATGACATGCGGTTGTTGCCTGCGCTGTCATTGTGATAGCGAATGTTCGCTCCTTGCAATATCAGGTCATCCGTGAACCAGGCCGCTGCCAGGGCAGCATCGGTGGGTGCATTGGCGCTGACGCGCTGGCGGGTAGTGCTGTCGGCGATACGCCAGCAGCCATGATCAAGAGCAGCGTTTTGTACCAGATAGCTGCGCGCCGCAATCGCGAGGCTGCGTGCGGCCTGAATATTGCTGGCGTCACCCTCGCGGTCTATGACGCGGGCGACATAATCGTTGATGCTGACGCGGCCAGTGATTTGTGGAGCCATGCCTGGAGTGCGTTGCAGTGTCAGGCTGCCATTGCTGTTGATGTCCAGGCCATTGCCGTTGGCGAATTGCAGCCTGTATTTGCCGGACAGCGTTCCCGCACGCGCAGGAGCGTTTGCAGATATGGACAATACTTCGCGCAGTGGATAGCGCGCAAAAAAATCGACATCCACGCAATGTGCTTCATCACCGACATTGTCGATATTATTGATGCCCGCCCAACGCGGTGCCGGCAGGGTAGTTGCCAGAGCACTGGCCCAGGTAGTGAGGGTAGAGCGGCTGGAACCACGAGCACCAAACCAGAACGGCGTGCCATCTGCCAGCCAGCCTGCTGCGCCACCAAAGGCGCTGTTGTCAGGCAAATGCCAGGAATAAGTTTTGTAACGTATGCCTGTACCCAGTTGCGTCCAGGCTTCGCGGCCATAGCCCTGTACCGCTGTTTCCAGCAAGGCTGTGCGGGCAACAGCGCGGGCTTGTGGCGAGAACTTGTTCAGGGTTTCCAGCAGCTCTTTTACGCTGATCTGGGTGTCGGGCTGCAGTTGCGCTGTGCGTTGCAGCCAGTTGGCGTCACTGCGGGTTTGCCAATAAGCTTTCCATGCCTTGTCATTGACGCCCAGACGCGCTGGTGAAAAATAGGGCGCGCAGGAACGTGCCAGGGCAGAGTCGCGTTCTACCTGCTCACCGGGTTCGCAGCAATACAGGTCTTCATTTTTCTCGTGCTGTTCACGAACATTATTGCGCAAATCTTTTTTTGCGGTGCAGGTATACGCTGCTTCCTGAACGTGATTGTCTTGCAGGTAGGCATAGACAAATAACTTCCACAAACTACCCAGAGGTATCTTTTGATCTGCGATTTTATTGTCTTGAGAATTTAATGAGCGCATTTCCACCTGGCCATCACGCAGCCATGCGACGGTGGCCGTGCTGGCTGTATCTGCAGTCGCGGCCGCAGTTGCAGCATAGGCAACTGGCGCAACTTGTGCAGATGCAGCCAGCGTGACTATGGTCGCACTGGCAAGCATGATGGTACTGATCGCTTTGCGGGCAGGATCAGCGGATTTCCATAAACGCACGTGGCTTGTCCTCAAAGGCTTTCTGGTCTGGCTGGTACATGCGGTAGTAGCGTGCTGGCGGCAGGGCGAACTTGCCGGTTTGCGCTGCACGCACCAGATGACGTATCACGACCTGGCCATCCAGCGCATCCACCGGCACGGCATAACCGCGTGGTGTTTGCTCGTAGCGTGCTCGCTCCATGGCTTCCATATCTTTACCGCCAGGGTAACGCAGGCTGATACCCCAGGTGGAGCGGTCGGCCGAGGTGCCTGGTGGCAGAGGTACTTCAACAATGCCAAAGTTCAGTTCAGGGCCGGATGTGCGGGTGAGTACCACTTCATCCAGATAAACTTCATCTGTCTTCAGTGCTGCACCATCGCCCAGCAATTCCAGCTTGAAGCCTGCTTTGCCTGCGACTGGTTGCACAGGTGCGCCAGTAGTTGGATTGATGGCAGGTTTGCTGGCACTGCTTGGCGCTGGCAGCGCTTCTGGTACCAGGCGGTAAATGCGGCGCTCCACTTTTACTGGCAAGCTGGATTTTTCTGGTTCACGGCTGTCGAACTGGGCAATGGCAATCATGCCTGCGCTTGGGTTGGAAACCATTTTGATCACAGACGGGGTTGGCGTCGCGGCTGTGGTATTCCAGCGATACACGCTCTGACCTGTGACGGTTTCGCGTGGCAACCAGCCAGCTTCGAGTTCTACCTTGGCCATATTGTTGCGCAACAAAGGATCATTACTGCCAGACTTGCCACCGAGAGCGCGATAAGTCCACCACAGGGCGAGGGCGCGGTCTATGGTCGGTGACTCAGCCCTCACACGTTCCAGCACGGCAGCCGCTTCACTGGCAGGGCGTTTGCCAGTCAGTATCAGCAAGGCTTCACCCAAAGGCAGGTCAGCCTGGTGTACACGGGCTGCGGCTTCTGGCAAGGTCGTGACAGTAATGCCTGTCAAGTTGCCTTTGCTTTGCTGAACTACATAGGCGGCCAGCAAAGTGCTCATGGCGTGTTGTACATCATCATCCTTGTTGGCAAAGATCATGCTGTTCATGCCTGAACGCGGGGTGATCACCACAGGTTTGGCAAACGCACCTTTGGCACCGAGTTCTTCACTGAGGGCTTCGGCCATGGATTTTACCGGCAAGCCCATATCCTGCATCCAGTACAGCATCAGGGCGCGCTGCCAATGTGATTGCTTGACGCCATCCTTGCGATAAACATCATTCAGCTTATCAAAATGGCCTTCTGGGAGTGACAGTTTCAAAGCGCGGCTGGCATGCCAGTCAGCATAGTAGGCATAGGTGGTCAGCAGGGCATCACCATCTTTTTCTGGCACAGTCCACCAGCCAAAAGTCGCATTTGGCCCGGCCATTTGCGCCAGACGGAAGCGGTAGCTGTACAGCCTTTGCGTCAATTGTGCAGCCAGTCTTTCTTCACTAGGCAAGGTTGATTGCAGGGCCAGGCTGTAAGGGATGAGGCGGCTGGAAGTCTGCTCGACGCAACCATATGGATAGTCGATCAAATCATCCATCAAGCGGCGGAACTGCGTGCTGGCACTGTCAGCAAATTGCAGTTGCAGGTTGCTGGCGTCAGGTGGCAGTTTCAAGACAGTTTCCTTGCCAGTCACAGGCACGCTGACTGAGCGCTGGCTCAGCCAATGCACAGGAATAACTTTCAGCGGCACATTGAGCGCATCAACAGTCTTGCCACCTACAGCGAGTGACAGGTCTATCTTGTTGTCGAGGCCATTAGCTTTCAAAGGTACGGAGATAAAGTTCGCACCAGGTTTCAGTTTCAGGCTTTCTTGTTTATTGACACCGGAACCGGTGATGTTCAGGCTGGCACTGGCATCCTGGTTGCCCTGATTGAAGATGGCAACGCTGGCATTCGGTGCATCCTGCACGCGCATCCAGTTCGGGCTGGTCCATTTCACATAAAAGTCTTTGTCTGAACGTACATAGGCGATGTTCTGACCTACATTGCCACCGGCCTCAGTCGCACGCACAGTAATGCGCCAGCGTGTCAGCGAATCGGGCATGGTGAAAGTCAGGCGGGCACGGCCAGCAGCATCCGTGGTAACGCTTGG
This is a stretch of genomic DNA from Undibacterium sp. KW1. It encodes these proteins:
- a CDS encoding type II secretion system F family protein, which encodes MKNKPQLALPYRIRADLLQQLAALSHAGIPALQALPMIKLPAQYQSRMVTTLQVVKRGKNLAEAGLQSGLWTPLEAGLLGAALAAGDPTSTYRHLATTYEEKAQQIASIRAGLIRPALMGIMALFIPPLPQLIAGTLSTAAYLWHAIRSILLAVGLVTGGIYAYRRFQMRPADAPVSWLDQALLALPLIGNMHRRRNLCDFWQSMALLLEAGVPMFDALPLGLQATSNVLIRRELARILPRMQKGATLAEAVRALPAINDDTLSGFIQTGEASGQLPEMLSRYAKSENASLALQQRQVAEWIPRIVYAMIAAVIAYGIIKGNAFMPSVPKDL
- a CDS encoding glycine zipper 2TM domain-containing protein yields the protein MELANASKRIHPLVAGAACSVILVSLLGAAALTGVLPSSHSTATSGNAIVPAMNSNANAINPAGNTAMPLANNGNQPAANYANTQYANTAQNNYPAPAPARVAQSSTHHQPVRNYQTQPAQAKNSPVGIGVGAVIGGLVGSQIGNGNGRTLATIAGAVGGGYVGNEVAKRNP
- a CDS encoding serine hydrolase, whose product is MSYLHRHLAIFATFTIAASSLLGPASHAAPVKAIPTLEEAAKNLKNTGFQGLVFAASGDKILLEKSLGNVTDTKQTFRYASITKQMTAILVMQEVEAGKLQLDQTLGHYWPDYPNVQARGATLRQMLTHYSGLYNEMVNPAVHMMDANSGDDIQKFATGLCAGPSNATPGSKFDYNNCDYIVLGALLEKISKQSFSCLLQQRIFSPAGMQNVGYYTAAQPDVKTHIHGTLGGKPEPAVNFASYGPAGGSFGTLRDLYAFDLAFMRGKYLSTKSRDEMVKPNNVGGAIGVWSYPFKASEDGAAAMIVERQGWIAGVRILNLVDLQNQNILIIVSTNGDLDLSQTWANKGIAADLLRSLMNTTNAR
- the murJ gene encoding murein biosynthesis integral membrane protein MurJ; this translates as MNLLRTLASISGMTMLSRITGLVRDVLIATRFGADAYTDIFNIAFRIPNLLRRMFAEGAFSQAFVPILAEYKNNKGDEATKKLIDHVSTVMTWVLVLTCILGIAGAPILLYFFAEGYKDKQQIFDMAVVMTRIMFPYIGFMSMVALAGGILNTWREFKVPAFTPVLYNLSSIAGSLFLAPYLEKPIYALAIAVFVGGVLQLVAQVPSLIRVGMLPTISWRVGTAWQDEGLRRIMRNMVPAILAVSATQISIAINTSLASKLAPGSVTWLANADRLMEFPTALLGVALGTILLPGLSKAHTDGDTVEYSALLDWGLRLTFLLALPAAVGLATIPDALTSTLYHHNKYDGHAVQMTSNALIAYGIGLLGLIVVKILAPGFYGKQDIRTPVKIAVAVMLVTQALNYVFVPYLAHAGLALSVGLGACVNAIFLYTGLRKRGIYQPQKGWLLFLIKLVAALVLMAGVALWTSAQFDWLGMRHTPVVRAACLALVLLACASTYFVALALMGFRPRDFKKVTRV
- a CDS encoding right-handed parallel beta-helix repeat-containing protein: MKKIILAGFMYGVAAASSAATYYVSPTGNDAAAGTKAAPWKSIARAQVAAVAGDTVYFRGGNYNYTAGINTCATRTDIVNAITLDKSGSSGSPIRYWAYPGEIPVFDFSQMKDDCRVKAFNVVANWVHLKGLEVTGAPQQPGNRLNHESWAVWINGSNNTFEQLNTHHNMGPGLFIQNGGNNLVLNSDSHHNYDPYTSNGAGQSADGFGAHIKAGNPGNVFRGCRAWANSDDGFDLINAYSPVLIENSWTWSQGYLPGTTTPLAAGNGNGFKLGGYGGVYVSNAAKHTIRYSVAFNNKAAGFYANHHPIANDFYNNTSYGNNSDFNMLGIDQNGNAVNLGNLRNNIAFGGTLVSNMTGANDQFNSWNLAVTVSSADFQSISTTGWDAPRQADGSLPVLNKFRLASGSDLINKGTNVGLPFNGSAPDLGAFEN
- a CDS encoding YfaP family protein; this encodes MQTMMKPALLACTLFVAATNCVAEDQPTINSPRGGWNYGGLTDKSSDTRASYPLPPIDRGTQKNRTLIEGHIRDAGKQRKHTLIVNGNPMVLNYGTDGRFERHYAFGSGSNNIEIKGPDGKSLQRVQYYEANTQQLSPQLRIICSWDAPEAEVDLHIITPDGQHAFFAAPILNGGGGLDVDSVDGPGPEMFTTIAPKHGAYHVFVNYWGNYGAGGYNFDEGQRKQPIITTRVTLVFYENTAREKRESFVIPLRKIGDLNLVKSFMF